CGTAGACGTTTCTTGGCCAGATCTGAGATTGTATGGTATACAACGTAGTCGTCTTTCCTCAAGAAAGTTTCTAGAAACACAATTAAGAAAGTAGAAGTATATTCAGTACAAAATTACGACAATTTTTCACAACGTCGAAGGAAAACAACAGATTATGATAGCAgtgcttttctttcaaaaagctAGAAATTATGCGCGTTTTTccaaattatgctagcacaatcgaCAAAATCCTACTTTCGTaaaccttttattgacaaattgtACCCCTTCCACAAGACTAACTTTTTATATTTAGTAACTCTTATTCTTTaactacactgtaaattaaaaagatctgtttcagccccaaagtgtcaattcagccctgaaggccaaagtctgattcagcccttcttggagccatttgagcacaatttaggccaaaaaagctctatcaaaaggctattccagcccacagtagggcccatttcagccctgggaccaaatcagccctagctaattggactgtattggccctgatttaagggagccaaattagacccaaaaatagggctgtattttactcaccgaaacggccctgtttttagggctaaaacagatctttccgATTTAGAGTGTATAGTTATATGTCTACAACTTTTCGACTCTATCTTATTTCCTTCCCAAATAAATATCATTTACTCCCCAAAAAAACAACCAGAATGCCGCCTTAAGAGAAAGTTGATGTTGGTCTCTGTTGGGACTTGATTGATGAAACAGTTGAAATTTCAATggaaacaaataaatgaaactgaaaacattGCCATAGGAACAAATTTTAGCTGGCTGGAAAAGTATTGCCACTATATGCCGTTGATATTTGGctaattataatattttttcttctctctcttCACAATAGCCGCTGCAACGCAGGCTTTATCTTTACAGAAGAGGAGATGTTTATCCTGCGAGTTCAGGCATCTTTCAAACGCTTCCCGCCGCCCACCTTACCCCTTAGCTGGGGGCAATGAGAAGCGCGTGAATTAGCCCGCCAAGCCAGATGTTAGTTAGTGATTTTCACAAAGGAAAAATGAGGGTTTCATATTTTGTTTACAGTTCTTTTAATAATTTCCCCTTCTGATTTGAACCAagtttaacaaaacaaaactggttTCCTTGATgcataataaatatttaattaCCTTTGAAAAGGTTGCAGCTACAGAACCATTCTATATTTGACGACTAAACTTCTCTCAAGGAGCTGTCTATCAAAAAATGCTCAACGCGTATGTTAATGCTGTGAACATTGTTAGGCTTCTACTGTTATATTTCTGTGTATTGCAGTTTGTTCTTCCCTCCGGAAAATGTTATTGTACAAATGGAATGTGCGAGACAAAGTCTGTCTCTCTGAAAACCGACACCAAACATAATTCTTTCCTTGATGGATATGTGTTTGAGACTTTGAACGTTTCAAtctggaaagaatttttttacgTGTGTGCAAGAAAATGCATGTGCCACTCCTTTAATTTTAACGAgctgaaaaaaactgaaaattgtgAGTTGAGTGATGGAACTTCAAAACTGGACTCGAACTCACTGAAGGAAAAGAATGGTGTGACTTACTACGAAATAGGGAGGTCATACTTCGACCAAAAGGTAAACGTTAGTCATAAGACAGTTAGTTTGGTGGTGGAAAATTCCGAGAGGCGGAAAGCGTACATTGTGAAAAGATGGATGAATCGTAAGAGGGCTTAAACAACTAGCTATAGGGGCACGTACAAATCGAGTTTCACAAAGATTAAATGTTGGGATTAACAATTctatcttttatttcttatcaCAGATTTTTAATTACAGTAGTTGTCCTTTACTAAGAACTGGCTTAATTGGCATTCGCTTCTAACAAGTAAATATGCAAGACTTGTTTTCAACTAGTAAGCTACCAGGTATCCTTTTTGGCATTCTGCTCGGTCGCTTATGGGACGTTTGGCTGTGTGTGGAATTTATCTTGTAGGTTTTACTCGACAAAAGAGTCTTTGCGTTTGTTACCCCGTTGTTATCGacaatttgtttggaaaatataaTCCTGCACCCCTATCTTGCTTTCCCACAATAGTTTCTCGTATTAAATGTTACAAATCCAAAAATTCCTTTGAGAAAATTTTAGAATAGCAGAatgaaaaggtttcatttgactGGTCACACCAGAGCAGGCTTTCATCCACGGACTCAAAAGTGAGAATTATATTAATATTACATGTCGCATGATTAATTTTGCGAGACAATGGGATGACTAAACTGACTAAGACCTTGTTTCTCTGTAGAGTGGTCTTCATCAAAGCTGTTCTTATCAAACTTGTCATAACAAGTGCTGTGAGTCCAACCCCTGTCAACACGGAGGCACGTGTCATGAAGTGTGTGACGTCACAAAGAGAAGATTCAACTGCACATGTCTACCAGCCTTTGGCGGACACAGGTGTCAATTATTTAAGCCTCGTTCATGTGCGCAATGGAATCTACCACATTATGGACTACAACAACATTTTGTTTCCAGTCTACTGCGACTTTGGTTCTGAGCCTGGCATGGCATGGACTCTGATCCAGTCCCACTCCTTCCAAAACAATGACGCGTTCAAAGATAAACCATTCTACCTGCATGACATGCCAATCAATCAACATGTACCTGAATGGAACAGCTACCGTCTGTCAATGTCCCGTATAACATCAATCCAAAAGTTCTCCACCCACTGGCGAGCCACTTGTAATTTTCCAACAGATGGCGTGGACTACCGGGATTACTGGAGGGTCTCCCTTACTAATTTGGATCTTCTTGTGAAGCTTCCAATACCAATCTCGTGTGTTTTCGCCGAGTTGATCAATGTCCGTGGAAATAACTGCACCAACTGCACAGTTGTGACCGGCTACGGTAAGGGAATGTCTCTGCACATGGACAGCTGGTTTAGCTACTTAGAAGGCTGTGAATTTGATGGACAGCCTGGGGGAGTACATAACGAAGACAACTTTGGTCATTACGGTTTTACTAACCCTGCTTTCCGCTGCACCGCCTCAGTGAATTCGACTTCTCAGTTCTGGCTCGGAAGTTTTTAAGTATGCGTGTAAAGAACATCGAAAGTTGATTCCTTTGCTATCACATTCTTATTATTGAGCCAGAGTTAAACTACAATAAGAACCAAGTCTGTATTAACAGATCGATCACGTTTATGTAAAATGGTACGCGCGTAATTTGTACAAGGTGACAAAAAGGTTCCCGTAACTTGCCATTTGCTATTTCGTTAtacctacaaaaaaaatactaaagaaGTATCATTTCAGGTTCATCCATATGAATTATTTCCAACGTGCAGTTATAATCAGTCTCTTCATTTCTTGatcatgatttaaaaaaattatgaacTTGACGTTTGCTgttcatcatcatgatcatgatcatcattTATTAGCCtttgtgttagaacaaattttAAAGGATACTGCAAATTGTTAGGCGAGGCCTAGGAGACCTGAGGAAACCACCAGGCTTATAGGAGAGGCTACCTCAGTTCGCAGTAAATGTGAATTTTAAGTCTCTCCAAGGTGACATACAAAATCTTACTAACGTTGCAGTAATTCTTCAAGAGTGCAATTAACTTTTTCGTATTAGTTAAAGGTCAGGTAGAAATATTTCAGTCTTTGTTTGCAATTTATGTGCTCGTATTATAGTTACAAAAAAACGCTGGTACCGACCTTTTTTACATCTAACAAACCCTCTTGCGTAGACCGCGTAGGGTGTTGCCTAAACAGAAGGAGAAAGATAAACAGACGTaagcattttttccttttttattcgATTTCCTATATCATACCTTTTGCAAAACCTTTAACAATAACATCAACTGGGTTTCTCAGCGAGCAACAAAAGCTCTGAGCAAAACGATGTCTTTGGGGCACAGCGGAAATAGGAATATAAAGTGCGGAAATTTTGGGGTTTGTGGTGCATAAAGTTCGCCTGCAGTTTAGCAAAACTGATTatgaaaaaaggcaaaagtaaAATGAGTTTTTACAGGGCATTTTCAGtgattttgaaacatttttacaCTTTATTAAATCAAAGTTAATAAAAGCGCACGGGGTTCTCGTTTACCATATATATAAACATTTATtcctttcaaataaaataaaaattagtgGAAGTAATGTATCAGATATCTAGTCTGCTCAACAGCCGTTCTTTTAATCTTTGTGTCATCAGGGAAGGAGCGTTGCTTGACGACTCAAAAAAAGGCGGCTGTGAAGCAGACCAACTTGATAATTTGAGGTGTCTGGACACTCAATGAAACACTGAGTGGAATGTTTGATATAGCCCgtcaaataataaataaaaggtAATGAAAAACAGTCTAAACCAAACTTCTGTAACTATGatggttttctttttatatCATCTTGTGATTATTAATGAGATGATAAACACGgctttgaatttaaaaaaaatcgtggAATTTACTCTCTTCCAATGGTATCCCAATCTCCTCCCTGTTGCCAAACTGATTGACAAGAGTTTTACAGCTTAATGGCATGGATAAAAGTGCCAATTCCATAACTTTGGACGGTCGTTCAGTTTTATAGCTTTTTCATCTTCtacttttttttcctctttgatCTTCAAACAGTCATCGCGCGAACAAACCAATGGTGCGAGGAAAAAACTTTGTTTCTTAAAACCGACCCCAAACACATAATGTTTCTGAGACTTTGAACGTTTCGATCTGTTGCGTGTGCCCAAGGAAATGCATGTGCTACTCCTTTAACTCATCTatgcattctcgtccccagagcccgtcgtttcttggtcacgtggtaggGAAACGAGGGGTCGGTTACAAATttagccgagtggctctggggacgagaatgctcATCTATGGTAAAATAGAACAGGTATTCACATCTCTGTAactatgatttttttctttttttttatcgtcATGAATTATTAAGATGATAGACACTCTTTTAAATATGTAAAAATAGTGGAATTTACTTTCTCGCTGCTGCATCCCACTCTCCTCCCTTTTGTCTAGCTGATTGACAAGAGTTTTACAGTTACATGACATGGCTAAAAGGACCCCTTCCATTACTTCGGATGGCCgttatttattgcttttaaatCTTCTACTATTTTTTGCTGTCTCATCTTCAAGCAGTCAATGTACAAACGAATGGTGCGAGAAAAAGTCTTTGTCTCTTAAAACCGACGCCAAACTCAATGTGTCCCTAGCTGGATATGTTTTCGAGGCCT
The sequence above is a segment of the Porites lutea chromosome 3, jaPorLute2.1, whole genome shotgun sequence genome. Coding sequences within it:
- the LOC140930037 gene encoding uncharacterized protein, which produces MDYNNILFPVYCDFGSEPGMAWTLIQSHSFQNNDAFKDKPFYLHDMPINQHVPEWNSYRLSMSRITSIQKFSTHWRATCNFPTDGVDYRDYWRVSLTNLDLLVKLPIPISCVFAELINVRGNNCTNCTVVTGYGKGMSLHMDSWFSYLEGCEFDGQPGGVHNEDNFGHYGFTNPAFRCTASVNSTSQFWLGSF